Part of the Deferribacterota bacterium genome, TTTAGAGCTTCTGCCGCAACTTCCGATTTATATGTATCTACGGAAACAACCAAACCTAATTCCAAAGCTTTCTCTACTGCAAAGGCAATCCTACTCCACTCCTTTTCAGCAGACACCCTTTTACTGTACGGCCTTGTTGATTCGCCGCCAATATCAACTATATCAACACCTTTTTCTTTAAACTCTATAAGCCTGCCTAGAATAGCTTCTCTATTTGTATATAAACCTCCATCACTAAAAGAATCAGGGGTAGTATTTAATATGCCCATTAATTTTGGCTTATTTAAAGGCATTATAACATCTCTCAATTTTAACTCTCTTATCTTATTAGCGAATAACATATCTTCTATTTCTAAGGCTAAATCTTTTAAGCCAAAGGGTTGTTTCTTGAGTTTTTCAACAAATTTAGTTAAACCATGAATATGTGCGAACAAACAAACATCAGATATATCTCGTGAACAGCTTACAACATCACGTGCCACAGCAGCATCAATTCCAACTGCCAAAGCCTCTTGTTTTATTATATTAGCTTGACAGGGTCTTAAATTCTTAATTCTTATATTAAAGGATAAGCCTTTATTTATTAGATACTCTGCATAAGGATCTACGCCGACTCGCTTTATTTCATTTCTCAATCTATTTTCGGTTGCATATAATGGTTT contains:
- the folP gene encoding dihydropteroate synthase; translation: KPLYATENRLRNEIKRVGVDPYAEYLINKGLSFNIRIKNLRPCQANIIKQEALAVGIDAAVARDVVSCSRDISDVCLFAHIHGLTKFVEKLKKQPFGLKDLALEIEDMLFANKIRELKLRDVIMPLNKPKLMGILNTTPDSFSDGGLYTNREAILGRLIEFKEKGVDIVDIGGESTRPYSKRVSAEKEWSRIAFAVEKALELGLVVSVDTYKSEVAAEALKLGVHMINDISGMGFDKKMAEVVARYNSAICLMHIKGVPETMQDNPSYEDVVEEIYFHLEDLINKAISAGISKESIIVDPGFGFGKKLEHNLNLLKYFWEFSGLKVPLLVGISRKGFVGKLLGNQDKYRVLGSKLLEMLTLLQGASIIRAHDIDESKALIELTNHLICDD